The genomic DNA AAAAACCTAATAAATTATTTGGTAGTTTAGTGTTGTAAAAAAGAAGAATTACAGATGAAGAAATTGCTATAAACTTTCTTTATATATCAAATACTGCCAAAAAAACAATGCTAAAAAAGAAGAGGTGTTATGTTTTTACTGAAGAGAATAGGTTACAGGGTAACGTTAAGCGAAATAAAGTTGTTTCCTTTTATAATTGCCTTTTTTCTTCTTGAAGAAGAACTTAATCTTAGTGTTTTTAAATGCAAATTTATTTTGAAATTGAATAGATTTCTACAATACATACGAAGAAGATAAAAATGTAAAATAATTAATATAAAAACTATGAATGAAAAACAAATTATCAAAGGAAATTACCAAGTAGGTGAAACAACTGAAAAAGATGTTGAAATAACTTATGATAATGACTCTGGGAAAGAAGAAAATAATATAAAGCTTTTAAAATTTCTCAATAGCCCATGGCAGTTGGTTAAAAATGGAGCCAAGTATGGTGTAAATGGAGCCAAGCGATTTTTTACCGTCTTGTTTTTATTTGGAGCATGCAATACATTTTTGTTTTTTTATGCAACAATAAGACTTTTTAGCTCAGGTTTTACTTTTACCAAACTACTATATACTCTTTTAGTACTTGTTATAGGAATAACTCTTACTGCTTTTGCAACATACCGAACCTATCAATATGTCATAATAGATACAGTTCGTGTAATTTATGAGAATTTAGCAAGTTTATTAAAAAAGCTAACGGACTTATTAGTAGATAAAGCGGCAGCAATATCTGGTGGAAAAGTAAACTTAAGTGCACAACAACTTTCAAAAGCTGTAGATATGGGAACATTGGTACACGAAACCTATAGTGGTTTGCCTCGTTTTTTAAGAAAAGGCATTGTGTTAATTTTCAGTAAAATTCCGTTGGTAGGAATGCTTGCAGATTTGAAAGATGATATTACTGCGGGTAATAAAGCAACAGCAAGCACTAAACTATACAATAAAATGGATGGTTTTATTACTGAATCAGTATTTAGCAATAATAATACCAAATGGGTTTGGTGGTTGCTTCCTTTAAATATAATAGGACTATTCTTACTGGTAAAGTTTACAATAGGATAAGTAATAGTTTGCTGATATTATGCACTACCCAAAATCGCTGAAATAAAAAGTCATTTTCTTTTAAGATCCTTTTAAATAGATAAGGAATCTAAAAAAAAATATTTGTACCAAAAAACGAATTAATCTTTTAAAAATTAAATCAAGTTTATAGTAGTTCTTGTAGCTTGTAGTAGGTTTTTACAGCGTATGTCTGCTTTAATCAGTTGTTTATGAGGTATGCTATTTTGTAAAGTGATTTTATGGAATTTTATTTAAATACAAATAGGATTTTTAAAAAAAAGAAATATATTTGCAAAAAGAAACAAAATTAAAATGTTATGAAAACAAAAGCCGTCTGCATGGTTGCTTTATGGGCAATCTCTATTTAGCTAAACTCACAAAATTTATTAAACCCCAATACTTGGACAGTAGGTTCAGGTTCGGTGTCTGGTTTTGAACAAAATGGTTCAACTGCTGAAAATAGCAGAGAATATGGTATTGGACCTGAAGGAACCAATGTTTTATTATGGAAAGCAACACCCGATTCTTCTAGAAATGCTGATGGTGGTTGGAATTCTTCTTATTCTGATATAGATCATACCAAAACATACCGTTTGGTTATTTGGTTAAAAAAAACGAGTTCAAATCATGGAACTTCTTTTTTTGGGTTTCATAGTCCTGACAATGGTTTAAGGTTGGATGGAACGGTGAATAACAACCCTTATTTTTGGGTAGGGGATTTACCCAAATTGAATAAATGGTATATGCTTGTTGGGTTTGTTCATGGGAGTGCCTATAACTCTACAATCAATTACGGAGCTATTTATGATGGAGCTACAGGACAGAAAGTTAAAGAGATTACGGATTACAAATTTAAAAACACAGCTACCGTTTTAAGGCATAGGGTTTATTTGTATTATGATATCAATACTACTGATAGGCAGTATTTTTATGCTCCTAGAATGGAAATGGTGGATGGAAAGGAGCCAACAGTGCAAGAGCTATTAGGGCGAAACGATAGTGGTTCTTCGAATTTATTAGCTCCATATTTACAAAATTGGACTGTAGGAAACGGAAGTACTTCTGGTTTTGCACAAAATGGATCGACATCTGAAAATAGTAGAGAGTTCGGTAGAAATCATATCGGAGAAGAAGTAATTTTATGGAAAGCAACCCCCGATGGTTCCAAAAACGGTGGTGGTGGTTGGAATTCTTCTTATTCTGATATAGATCATACCAAAACATACCGTTTGGTTATTTGGTTAAAAAAAACGAATTCAAATCATGGAACTTCTTTTTTTGGGTTTCATAGTCCTAACAATGGTTTGAGGTTGGATGGAACGGTGGATAACAACCCTTATTTTTGGGTAGGAGATTTACCCAAATTGAATAAATGGTATATGCTTGTTGGGTTTGTTCATGGGAGTACCTATAACTCTACAATCAATTACGGAGCTATTTATGATGGAGCTACAGGACAGAAGGTTAAAGAGATTACGGATTACAAATTTAAAAACACAGCTACCGTTTTAAGGCATAGGGTTTATTTGTATTATGATATCAATACTACTGATAGGCAGTATTTTTATGCTCCTAGAATGGAAATGGTGGATGGAAAGGAGCCAACAGTGCAAGAGCTATTAGGGCGAAACGATAGTGGTTCTTCGAATTTATTAGCTCCATATTTACAAAATTGGACTGTAGGAAACGGAAGTACTTCTGGTTTTGCACAAAATGGATCGACATCTGAAAATAGTAGAGAGTTCGGTAGAAATCATATCGGAGAAGAAGTAATTTTATGGAAAGCAATACCTGATGCTTCCAGTAATGCAGATGGCGGTTGGAATACAAGTTGGTTGCGTGCAAATGCAAATACTTCTTACCGATATAGTGTTTGGATTAAAAAAACGACTTCAATTAGTGGATTCACATATTTTGGGTTTAATGCCAACCATAATGGTTCATTAAGACTTGATGGAACTTATAATAGTAACCCTTACTTTTTTGCGGGAGATTTACCAAAGTTAAACAGATGGTACCTATTGGTAGGCTACGTTCATAAAAGCAGCCATACAGGAACTACAAATACAGGGGGTATTTATGATGGTACCACAGGAGAAAAAGTTAGAACAATAACAGATTATAAACTTAAAAATACAGTTACGGAATTAAGACATCGTTCTTACTTGTACTATGACACTAATACATTAGATCGGCAATATTTTTATGAACCTAGGATAGATCCCATTAACGGAAAGGAGCCTACTATTAATGAATTGTTGAAAATAAATAACGATTCGAAAATTATACTTTCCTATGATATTGCAGGAAATCAAACGCAAAACTTTTATTGTGGAGACCCCTCGTATTGCGCTCCTCCTGCTGCTCGTAAGGAAGAGAAAGAAAAAGTAGAAGATGCTGTTTCTTCAGAAATAGAAGAAACTACTATAGAAGAAACCGAAAAGGAAGTTTTAGAAAACTTTATTTCAGACGATCATGTACATATTTATCCAAATCCAACTGACGGATTGGTTACTTTAACTTTAGGAGATGATTTATTAAAAAATATCCACACTATTAAATTATACAATGCAAATTCTGTATTGATTAAAAATATCAATACTAAAGAGAGTAATACTCAATTAGATTTCACGAACATGCCTATAGGAGTGTATTTTGTACATATACATTTAAATAAAGGAAGAAGTATCACAAAAAAAGTTATTAAAAAGTAAAAGAAAAGATGAAAAAAAAATTATATACCCTCATTGTATTTTTATTATTTATAGGAGTACAGTTTTCTAATGCGCAAGATCCAAATATATCAGGAAGGAAATCTTTTGTTGAATATAAGTATAAGAAAACTGAAATAAAAACAAAGCGGACGTCTAATGAAGCAAAAAAACAGCAACACTCAGAAACTATTAATTCCTCCTCATCTTTAAATACAAAAGTAGAAGAGTTAGCCAGATCAGTTTCAACCGAAGCAGGTAGTACAGCTGGTGCTTTATCAGTATCCTTAACAGGAGCTGCAAGTTATTCTATTCCTATTATGGTGCCTCCAGGAATAAAGGATGTAGTACCTAATATAGCGGTAAGTTATACCAGTCAAGGAGCTAATGGTTTAGCTGGTTGGGGATGGAATATTTCGGGTTTATCTACTATTAGTAGGATACCAGCAACTAAATATTATGATAATAAGCATGATGGAATTGATTTTAAAGATGACCGCTTTTCTCTTGATGGCCAACGCTTAATCATAAAATCTGGAACTTATGGAGCAAGTGGTTCGGTGTATCAAACAGAAAATTACTCTAATGTTAAAGTGGTAGCTTATGGAACTTCTCCTTATGGAAGTACATATGGTCCTTCTTATTTTATTGTATATTATCCAAATGGTACTAGAGCTTGGTATGGAAATTCAGGGAATTCTAGAAGCAGGTTAGAATGGGCTATTTTTAGATGGCAAGATCCGCAAGGTAACTATGTAGATTATAATTATCAATCGGATAATGGGTTGTTAAGTATAAAAACGATTCGGTATGGAGGACGAATTGGAGGAGCATCACCAACGAACCAAATTAACTTTGCTTATATTTCAAGAAGCAGGCCTGAGAGCGTATATGTTGGAGGGTATAGTTTTAAGAGAAGTAATTTATTAAAAAGTATTCAAGTCACCGCAAGTGGTTCGCAATACAGAAAGTATGAGTTAACTCATGATAGTACTTCTTTAGAGTACCAACGTTTAACATCTGTTAAAGAATACAATGCTGAAAATAAAGTATTAAGGCCTATTGTTTTTGGTTATGAAGATACTTCTTCATGGATAAAAGATCGAGTAGTTTCTGCTGATTTATACCCAGGGTTTGATTATAAAACAAGTAATTTAATTGCAGGAGATTATGATGGTGATGGTAGAACGGATGTTGTTTTTTATGATAAAAATAAAAGAGATGAAATCTATATGCATACAAAGTTATATGATAGCATAAGTTCAGCTTATTCCGTAAAAACAGATGGCTTTTTTACAGATATTTTTTCTTCCACTATATTAGGTGGAGACAATAGCGTGTTGAGCAGTCAAGCGATGACTACTATAAAAGAAACGTCTTCTTCCAATAGCTCTTTTTCTTCAATTAGATTTAGAACCTTTGCAAAGCTCCCTTATGGTATTGTACATCAATATGATAAAGTTTGGAAGCCCTCAAAGTATAAAACAGATAATTTTTGTGGCAGTTCGAGCTATTATACAATTCCTAAAAAATATATTTCGGGTGATTTCAATGGGGATGGCTTAACAGATGTTTTGGCAATAGAGGAAGAATATACTACTACGAGTTGTAGAAAAAAAGATTGCGATGGAGGAAGTGGAGATCCAATAGATCTTCTCTTGAAAGCAGAAGGGAATTCAGATAAAAAACAAGCAAGACTTCCTATAGAACCAGATTGTTGTGAATGTAATTCATATACTGAAAATAAATACAATGCTAAGGTTCATTTTATTGACTTAAAAAGAGATATCACTTCAAATTTCTCACAAGTATCAGGGCACTTTAGAAAACCTCTTGCCCCAGAAGATAGATTGAATATAGGAGATCATAATGGTGATGGAAAACAAGATATTTATCATTTTAAAGAAGGCAAACTCTATATTTATACCTTAAAAGATAGTAATAATTTAATATTACTTCGTGAAGAAACCGATTCAGGGATAAAATTAGATAATCCAATTTTATTAGGAGATTATAATGGAGATGGAAAAACTGATTTTATGGTTGCTACTGCAAATAAATCTAATAATTGGCGATTTTTTATGTCTAAAGGTACAAGCTTTTATAAACAAACTAAAAGCCTTCCTTTTGCTTATCATCAAGATGAATTTATTAAAGGTTCTGTTACTAAAAGTGGAGTTTATATTTATAATCCTTATTATGAATACCGCTATACAGCTCAAGATGTAAATGGCGATGGAAAAACAGACCTCATTATACATAATACAATAGCACCGTATTCGGCTAAGGATAAATCTGTTGAGTATATCAGTATTTATAAAAGTAATCAAACAAGTTCAAGCGATATTCCTATATTTTCTTATGAAACAGGATATACAGATACTAGTGGACAAGTGGGGAAATATGGATTCCCAATATTTTTAGAGTCTAATATTACCAATGGTAATTTAGAATATGGCTATATCAGTGTAAACAATATCTTCATGTATGAGTTTGCAAAGGATCATAGAAAAGATGCTACTTTAAGAAATGTTACTAATAACGGTGTAAAAACTACAATTGATTATGAACGTTTAGGAATACCCGAAAATGAATATGATCCTCTTATATATAGACCAGATCGTAGTCAAAGTTATCCATACGTTAATATAAATAAGGCAAATTCGTTTCAATTAGTTAAAAAATTGACTGAAGAAGGAGCGGGAATAAAACGTTACCAAGATTTTCTTTATCAGGGGGCCGTTTCTAATGTTAATATAGGATTTCAAGGTTTTTTAAAAACCAAACGCAGTAATTGGTATGGAGATGATGTAAGTAGGTTATGGACGATTTCGAAATACGATATTACTAAAAAAGGAATTGTTACAGATTTATGGGTTGCTACCTCTCCTCATGAAACGAGTAATTATATGTCTAAAACAACCAATACATTTAATACGAGTTTAACAAGTAATAAAGTTTTTTCTAGCATTCCTACTAAGGTGGTTCAGTATGATGCCTTAACAGGGGTAACAACAACTAAAACAATCACATATGATGCGTATAAAAACCCACTAACAGAAAATACAGTTTATAATGGAGGAAGTGAAAACATTACTTATACCTATAGCAATAATAGCACTGTAAGTAATCAGCACTATCATATAGGTAGAATTACAAAAAAAGTAGCAATTAATACTATTGGGGGGAATGCTTTTACTACGGAAGAGGAATATAATTATAGTAATAATTTATTGACAGAACAAAAAGTAAGAGGGAATGGAACGCCTTGGAATACAGAAAGTTTTACCTATGACGCTTTTGGTAATGTTACAAAAAAAACACTTCGTCCAAATGGTTTGTCAGCAAGAACTGAAAATTTTAAATACGATGCTAGTGGGCGATTTTTAATGGAATCCATGGATGTTGAGGGATTAAAAACGATGTTTTCTTATGATAGTTTTGGAAACCCTTTGACAACTACGAATCCATTTAATCAAGTTACAACATTTTCTTATGATGGTTGGAATCGTTTGGTTTCTGAGAAAAATTATCTAGGAAAAATAACTACGTTTTCTTATGCCTATTTAGACGGAGGTGGTTTACTTAAAACAACAAACTATCCTCAAGGGGCTGAGGAAGTAGTAGAGTATAATGCGTTAGGGTGGATACTCAAAAGTAGAGTATTAGGCATAAACAATAAGTGGACACAAAAAAGCTTTCAATACGATGTAGCAGGTAAAGAAACAAAGGAAAGCGAACCTTATTTTAGTTCTCCTAGCCAGTGGAATACTACCGCATATGATAGTTATGGCAGAACGATAGCAAAGACGAGCTTTAATGGCTTAGTGGCAAATATTACGTATAATGGCTTAGTGACTACTGTTGATGATGGAACTAAAACGGTAAAAACTACGAAAGATGGTAGTGGTAATATTATAAAAATGGAAGACCCTGGTGGTATAATCAACTATACCTATTTTGGTAATGGAGTTATGAAATCAGCTAATTATGGAAGTCATGTGGTACGTACAGAGATAGATGGTTGGGGGAGAAAAACAAAATTAACAGATCCATCAGCGGGGACATATACTTATAAATATAATAATTTAGGAGAAGTATTGGAAGAAACTACCCCTAAAGGGAAGACTATATATACCTATGATGGTTTTGGTAAAACTATGACGAAGAAGATTCTTGGAAACAAAACCAATTTAAGCCTGAATTATACATATGACCCTAGTACAAAACTTTTAAAAAACATTTGGGGTAAAAATCATAATACGAATGAAGATTACGCCTATGTTTATGAGTATGATGCGTATAAAAGGCTAGAAATAACAACTGAATATACAGGAAAGGCAGTATATGATTATAGAGTAACTAGAGATGATTTTGGTAGAGTTGCTAAAGAAGCGTATTGGGCTCGTAATAAATCTAATGGAGAAATAAGTTATGTCAAAACACAAAACATATACGATGCAGGGGTTGTTACTGAAATTTTAGATGCTGGCAATGGAAAAAGTTTATGGAAACTAAAAGAAGTAAATGAAAGAGGGCAAGCTAAAGAAGTACTGTTAGGTAATGGAATGGTTAAGAAAAGAAGCTATGATGAGTTTGGATTTTTGACAAAAATGCTAGATCAAACTGTAGAGGCTTCTCCTAAAAAGGCACTGGATTTAGCATATAGTTTTGATACACAAAGAGGAAATTTAAGGAGTAGAAAAAATAATAATTTAGGTTGGAATGAGTCTTTTACCTATGATAATTTAGATAGGTTAACTAATATTTCAGGTTCTGTAAATCGTTCGCAACAATATGATGAGAGAGGAAGGATTACTTCAAATTCTGAAATAGGGGAATATAATTATACTAGCACCGCTTCATATCATTTGCAAGAGGTAGATTTAAATACAAAAGGAGATTTGTATTATCAAAACCAACCAATTCAAAAAATAACCTATAATGCTTATAAAAAACCGCTTTCTATTAGCGTTAAAGACAAGGCAAGAGTAGATTTTGAATATGGCATTTTACAAAACCGAAGCCATGCTTATTACGGAGGAAATGAAGCAAATAAATTAGACCGTAGGTACCATAAACATTATGCAGCAATAGCACCTATTGAAATAGAAGAAGACAAACAAGGAAATACTAAAATAATTACTTATATTGGCGGTGATGCTTATACGGCACCAGTAGTCTATATAAAACAAACGGCTTCAGGGAGTTCTAATGGGTATCATTACGTTCATAGAGATTATTTAGGAAGCCTTTTAGGAATAACTGATACCAATGCAAATGTTTTAGAACAACGTCAATTTGGAGCTTGGGGAGAAGTAGATAAATTCAAGAGCTTACATAGTGAAATTGATTTTGAATATGGTACTACTTTATTAAATCGAGGATATACGGGGCATGAGCATTTTATGGGAGTTGCACTCATACATATGAATGGACGTATGTATGATGCCAAGTTAGGGCGTTTCCTTTCTCCAGATAATTTTATACAGGAACCATTTAGTACCCAGAGTTTTAACCGTTTTGGATATGTATGGAATAATCCATTAAAATTTACAGACCCCAGTGGGGAAATTTTTTGGTCAGTGGTTATTGGTGCTGTTATTGGTGCTTATGTAGGAGGAGTCCAAGCTAATGGTTCATATAATCCTTTTGAATGGAAGGGAAACGCAAGCACTTTGTTAGGTGTTTTAGGAGGTGCTATAATTGGTGGAATATCAGGAGGTGTAGGAGCTTATGCAGCAGCTAAATTAGCTCCTTTAATTACTACGGCGGGTGGTTTTTTAGGAGGAGCTGTGTCTGGTTTTATTGGAGGAGCAGTTGGAGGAACTATTTATGGAGGCTTTATGAGCCAATTACCAGGAGGAGATGGTGATTTTTGGGGAGGAGCAGCTAAGGGCTTTATAATGGGAGCAGTTGGAGGAACTATTTTAGGAGGAGTAATAGGGGGTATAAGATCTGTATTTCATGGGAAGGGTTTCTGGACAGGTAAAGACCTTGCTTCAAAAGCTACAGCAAAAACAATAAGTTCTTTAAAGACAGAGAGCGTGCATGATGTAGCTCCTAAAAATAATTTATCCAATCAAAAACTTGATTTAAAAAGCTCAGATATTGTTAAAGAAGCTATACCAGATTATGGTTCAGTAAAATATAAAGCAGGTTACCTGAAAAAGGTAACAGGTTTAGATGGTCAGCATAATTGGAACAGACATACCATTGAAGTTGTAGCAGATAGAGGAAAAGTTTTTAATATTATTGGAGGAGACCAAAAATCTTATACTTTGATACAACATCTAGGCAAACACCATGGAAAGTCTGGTATATTTGAACTGATTATAGATAATGGAGTATTGACCCATCAGAGGTTTATTCCTGGAGGCATAATAAATGGAATACCTAATCAAGTGGTACCTAATGTAAGTAGAAGTGTTTCGCCCGCCTATCCATGGTGGAAATAATATTATAATATGGAAATATTTAAAAAAGAAATAAAATTTGATAATCTAGCAGAGGTTTATGTAGGCTTTAAACTAGGTATCATAAATGTAGATGAAGTTCTTAACCTTATTGAAAATGATAAGGTTGAGGATTTTGAAGCCAATGATTATTCAAGGTTGATAATAAATAGAGAGACTAATATAAAATTTAAGAGTGAATTTGAAGAAATAACTAATAGAATAATTAAAGAACAAAATTTGGTTGAAAAGAGAGATTTGGTAGATCAATATTTTTTACTACCAACTATAACTAGGATTTGGGAATTAGAATGTCTATTACGAAAAGTTAATGGATATAATACAGTTCCTAATTATAAAACTCTTGTTTTAGAAGGAGTTTATGAACTTTTTTATTTTTTCGATTATCCAAGTGAATGGAGTTTAAACAAGTTTATACTTTATTCTATGAACGACAATGGTAAATCTCTTAATCAGGATGAATTGTATGAAAATCTTTTATCTTTTGTTAATAAAGAAGTAAACTATTTTATAAATCGAAAATAACCTATTATGTTAAAAATAAATTATAAAGTATTTTTTTAATATTAATTTTTATTTCTTCTAGTTTAGAAGATAATAATATTCAGGAGTTTCAAGAAGAATCATTTACAGTACAGTTGGTTACTATAAATTCTACTGTAAATATATACGAATTAGCTACCTTTGAAAAAAATTAGCACATTTAGCAAAAGTTCTTTAACATAAATAAGCTAATTCAGCACTAGGGGAGAAGTAGATAAAATCAAGGGCTTACATAGTGAAATTGATTTTGAATATGGTACTACTTTATTAAATCGAGGATATACGGGGCATGAGCATTTTATGGGAGTTGCACTCATACATATGAATGGACGTATGTATGATGCCAAGTTAGGGCGTTTCCTTTCTCCAGATAATTTTATACAGGAACCGTTTAGTACGCAAAGTTTTAACCGTTTTGGATATGTATGGAATAATCCTTTAAAATTTACAGACCCCAGTGGGGAAGAATTCATTACAGCAGTATTAATAGGAGCTTTAATCGGAGCGACGGTTGGAGCAATGGGATATATTATAAATGCTGCAATTACTGGACAATGGAATTGGGGGAATTTTGGAATGTCAATATTAGGAGGAGCCATATCTGGAGCAATTGGAGGAGCAATTGGACCAACGGCATTGTTTAAATCCATATTAACCAATGGTTTTTGGGGGACAGCAGCTATAGCAGCAGCAAGTAGTTTTTTACCATCTTTGGATGTGAAAATTGGAGATTTTAGTTTTGGCCTAAGCCCAGCTTTAGCTTTTGGAAGAGCAACAGGTTTTGGAGTAAATGTAAGTGCAAGTTATCAAGACGGAGATTTTACTTTCTCGGCGGGCTATGGGGTAACTTTTTATGGGACAGCACATGGTACAGGGAAAAAAGGTTGGGAGTATAGAAAATCTTGGGGAGTAAATTGGGATGATGGTAAACAAGGTTTTGGAATACATAGTACCAATTTTAAAAGCGGAGAAACAAGCCAAAAGGTAGGTGGTATAAGCTATAGAAATGGAGATTTTGGATTTAGATACGAGAATGATGGAGCTCCATTTGGAGGAACATTAGGTGATGGATCAGATAGATTTAGAACTGCAGCTGTAAGTATAAATTATAAGGACTATAGTGTTGGTTTTAATTTATTTACAGGTAGTAGAACAGATTATAGTGGAGATGAAGAAGAAATGGCAAAAGGTACTCAATATGGGAAATATAATGAAAAAATGCCTGCTGGATTTGTTAAGGAAGATGGAGAAGCTTATAGATTAGGAGCTTTATATTTTGGTTATAAAGGATTTAGATTAGGAATAGATTCTGATAGACGTGTAAGACACCCTATTCAAGATATAGGAGCTCATTGGTGGATAAGTAAGCAGCCTGGTTTTTATAGTTATTCAGATAATATTGCAGGATATTTCCAATATCAATCATTTAACCCTTATACGTTATGGTAAGTAGATTTATATATTTTTCGATAATTTTTTCCTTGTTATCTTGCAATTCAATTGAATTAAGAAAATTAAGTAATTTATCAAGTGTAAAAGTCCCCAAGGACAATAGTTTCTATAAGGAATACGATGAGAAATTAAATGTTCAATTACCAAGTAATATAGATTTAACATCTTTATATGAATATGCTTATCAAATTGATTATAAAAACAAGAAATTTTTTAACACTAGAAAAAATAATAAATCTGCCTTTAAGTTTTATAAAAAAGGAAGAGTTAATCTTTTTTACTACGATGAGAATAAAAAAAATAATTTTGATTCAAATAAATATGGTTATAGAGGAATTTGTTATAAAGAAAAGAATAATTTTAAATTGTTATTTATTGCTCCCATAACAGAAAATCGAAAATATGGAGTACAGAACTATAAAATGGAAATGAAAGGAGAT from Tenacibaculum maritimum NCIMB 2154 includes the following:
- a CDS encoding RHS repeat-associated core domain-containing protein is translated as MKKKLYTLIVFLLFIGVQFSNAQDPNISGRKSFVEYKYKKTEIKTKRTSNEAKKQQHSETINSSSSLNTKVEELARSVSTEAGSTAGALSVSLTGAASYSIPIMVPPGIKDVVPNIAVSYTSQGANGLAGWGWNISGLSTISRIPATKYYDNKHDGIDFKDDRFSLDGQRLIIKSGTYGASGSVYQTENYSNVKVVAYGTSPYGSTYGPSYFIVYYPNGTRAWYGNSGNSRSRLEWAIFRWQDPQGNYVDYNYQSDNGLLSIKTIRYGGRIGGASPTNQINFAYISRSRPESVYVGGYSFKRSNLLKSIQVTASGSQYRKYELTHDSTSLEYQRLTSVKEYNAENKVLRPIVFGYEDTSSWIKDRVVSADLYPGFDYKTSNLIAGDYDGDGRTDVVFYDKNKRDEIYMHTKLYDSISSAYSVKTDGFFTDIFSSTILGGDNSVLSSQAMTTIKETSSSNSSFSSIRFRTFAKLPYGIVHQYDKVWKPSKYKTDNFCGSSSYYTIPKKYISGDFNGDGLTDVLAIEEEYTTTSCRKKDCDGGSGDPIDLLLKAEGNSDKKQARLPIEPDCCECNSYTENKYNAKVHFIDLKRDITSNFSQVSGHFRKPLAPEDRLNIGDHNGDGKQDIYHFKEGKLYIYTLKDSNNLILLREETDSGIKLDNPILLGDYNGDGKTDFMVATANKSNNWRFFMSKGTSFYKQTKSLPFAYHQDEFIKGSVTKSGVYIYNPYYEYRYTAQDVNGDGKTDLIIHNTIAPYSAKDKSVEYISIYKSNQTSSSDIPIFSYETGYTDTSGQVGKYGFPIFLESNITNGNLEYGYISVNNIFMYEFAKDHRKDATLRNVTNNGVKTTIDYERLGIPENEYDPLIYRPDRSQSYPYVNINKANSFQLVKKLTEEGAGIKRYQDFLYQGAVSNVNIGFQGFLKTKRSNWYGDDVSRLWTISKYDITKKGIVTDLWVATSPHETSNYMSKTTNTFNTSLTSNKVFSSIPTKVVQYDALTGVTTTKTITYDAYKNPLTENTVYNGGSENITYTYSNNSTVSNQHYHIGRITKKVAINTIGGNAFTTEEEYNYSNNLLTEQKVRGNGTPWNTESFTYDAFGNVTKKTLRPNGLSARTENFKYDASGRFLMESMDVEGLKTMFSYDSFGNPLTTTNPFNQVTTFSYDGWNRLVSEKNYLGKITTFSYAYLDGGGLLKTTNYPQGAEEVVEYNALGWILKSRVLGINNKWTQKSFQYDVAGKETKESEPYFSSPSQWNTTAYDSYGRTIAKTSFNGLVANITYNGLVTTVDDGTKTVKTTKDGSGNIIKMEDPGGIINYTYFGNGVMKSANYGSHVVRTEIDGWGRKTKLTDPSAGTYTYKYNNLGEVLEETTPKGKTIYTYDGFGKTMTKKILGNKTNLSLNYTYDPSTKLLKNIWGKNHNTNEDYAYVYEYDAYKRLEITTEYTGKAVYDYRVTRDDFGRVAKEAYWARNKSNGEISYVKTQNIYDAGVVTEILDAGNGKSLWKLKEVNERGQAKEVLLGNGMVKKRSYDEFGFLTKMLDQTVEASPKKALDLAYSFDTQRGNLRSRKNNNLGWNESFTYDNLDRLTNISGSVNRSQQYDERGRITSNSEIGEYNYTSTASYHLQEVDLNTKGDLYYQNQPIQKITYNAYKKPLSISVKDKARVDFEYGILQNRSHAYYGGNEANKLDRRYHKHYAAIAPIEIEEDKQGNTKIITYIGGDAYTAPVVYIKQTASGSSNGYHYVHRDYLGSLLGITDTNANVLEQRQFGAWGEVDKFKSLHSEIDFEYGTTLLNRGYTGHEHFMGVALIHMNGRMYDAKLGRFLSPDNFIQEPFSTQSFNRFGYVWNNPLKFTDPSGEIFWSVVIGAVIGAYVGGVQANGSYNPFEWKGNASTLLGVLGGAIIGGISGGVGAYAAAKLAPLITTAGGFLGGAVSGFIGGAVGGTIYGGFMSQLPGGDGDFWGGAAKGFIMGAVGGTILGGVIGGIRSVFHGKGFWTGKDLASKATAKTISSLKTESVHDVAPKNNLSNQKLDLKSSDIVKEAIPDYGSVKYKAGYLKKVTGLDGQHNWNRHTIEVVADRGKVFNIIGGDQKSYTLIQHLGKHHGKSGIFELIIDNGVLTHQRFIPGGIINGIPNQVVPNVSRSVSPAYPWWK
- a CDS encoding T9SS type A sorting domain-containing protein, whose protein sequence is MSGFEQNGSTAENSREYGIGPEGTNVLLWKATPDSSRNADGGWNSSYSDIDHTKTYRLVIWLKKTSSNHGTSFFGFHSPDNGLRLDGTVNNNPYFWVGDLPKLNKWYMLVGFVHGSAYNSTINYGAIYDGATGQKVKEITDYKFKNTATVLRHRVYLYYDINTTDRQYFYAPRMEMVDGKEPTVQELLGRNDSGSSNLLAPYLQNWTVGNGSTSGFAQNGSTSENSREFGRNHIGEEVILWKATPDGSKNGGGGWNSSYSDIDHTKTYRLVIWLKKTNSNHGTSFFGFHSPNNGLRLDGTVDNNPYFWVGDLPKLNKWYMLVGFVHGSTYNSTINYGAIYDGATGQKVKEITDYKFKNTATVLRHRVYLYYDINTTDRQYFYAPRMEMVDGKEPTVQELLGRNDSGSSNLLAPYLQNWTVGNGSTSGFAQNGSTSENSREFGRNHIGEEVILWKAIPDASSNADGGWNTSWLRANANTSYRYSVWIKKTTSISGFTYFGFNANHNGSLRLDGTYNSNPYFFAGDLPKLNRWYLLVGYVHKSSHTGTTNTGGIYDGTTGEKVRTITDYKLKNTVTELRHRSYLYYDTNTLDRQYFYEPRIDPINGKEPTINELLKINNDSKIILSYDIAGNQTQNFYCGDPSYCAPPAARKEEKEKVEDAVSSEIEETTIEETEKEVLENFISDDHVHIYPNPTDGLVTLTLGDDLLKNIHTIKLYNANSVLIKNINTKESNTQLDFTNMPIGVYFVHIHLNKGRSITKKVIKK